A genomic segment from Zonotrichia albicollis isolate bZonAlb1 chromosome 21, bZonAlb1.hap1, whole genome shotgun sequence encodes:
- the SPOUT1 gene encoding putative methyltransferase C9orf114 homolog isoform X2, with amino-acid sequence MRELAEQEAQRQEEQKEDRGRPHTLSVALPGSILNNAQSPALRSYLAGQIARACAIFCVDEIVVFDEHGEDVKSVEGDFEGIGKKGKACVQLARILQYLECPQYLRKSFFPKHEDLQFAGLLNPLDSPHHMRMDEDSEYREGVVLDRPTKPGRGSFVNCGMRKEVQIDKQLNPGLRVTVRLKEPQNPEAKVRKGTVVSSQHPRAVSGLYWGYSVRLASCLSAVFSECPFKEGYDLSIGTSERGSSVDQVTLPSFRHALVVFGGLEGLEAGVDVDPNLEVTDPSVLFDFYLNTCPSQGSRTIRTEEALLISLSALRPHIEEAVKTPKDS; translated from the exons ATGCGAGAGCTGGCAGAACAAGAAGCccagaggcaggaggagcagaaggaaGACAGAG GGCGGCCGCACACGCTGAGCgtggccctgcccggctccatCCTCAACAACGCGCAGTCCCCGGCGCTGCGCTCGTACCTGGCTGGGCAGATCGCCCGCGCCTGCGCCATCTTCTGCGTGGATGAGATCGTGGTGTTCGACGAGCACGGAGAGGACGTCAA GAGCGTGGAGGGGGATTTTGAAGGAATTGGGAAGAAAGGCAAAGCTTGTGTGCAGCTGGCTCGGATCCTGCAGTATTTGGAGTGTCCTCA GTACTTGAGGAAATCCTTTTTTCCAAAACACGAGGACCTGCAGTTTGCAG GGCTGCTCAACCCCCTGGACAGCCCCCACCACATGCGGATGGACGAGGACTCGGAGTACCGGGAGGGCGTCGTGCTGGACCGGCCCACCAAGCCAGGCAGAGGCTCCTTTGTGAACTGTGGGATGAGGAAG gaggTGCAGATTGACAAACAGCTGAACCCTGGTCTGCGAGTCACAGTGCGCCTGAAGGAGCCCCAGAATCCAG aGGCCAAAGTGAGGAAAGGCACCGTGGTGTCCTCGCAGCACCCCCGGGCAGTGTCAGGCTTGTACTGGGGCTACAGCGTCCGCCTGGCCTCCTGCCTGA GTGCTGTCTTTTCCGAGTGCCCATTCAAGGAAGGTTATGATCTCTCCATTGGCACCTCAGAGCGGGGCAGCTCCGTGGACCAGGTCACTCTGCCCTCCTTCAG GCATGCCCTTGTTGTATTTGGAGGCCTTGAGGGCTTGGAAGCTGGGGTTGATGTGGACCCAAACCTGGAGGTCACCGACCCAAGCGTCTTGTTTGACTTCTACCTGAACACATGTCCCAGCCAAGGCAGCAGAACCATCCGGACTGAG gaggcactgctgatCTCTCTGTCTGCGCTGAGACCACACATTGAGGAGGCTGTGAAGACACCCAAAGACAGCTGA
- the SPOUT1 gene encoding putative methyltransferase C9orf114 homolog isoform X1, which produces MADTESGVGKRPRGAQVEDRKVDWRRWKQERKAETKKWKEIKLLKKLDKQRMRELAEQEAQRQEEQKEDRGRPHTLSVALPGSILNNAQSPALRSYLAGQIARACAIFCVDEIVVFDEHGEDVKSVEGDFEGIGKKGKACVQLARILQYLECPQYLRKSFFPKHEDLQFAGLLNPLDSPHHMRMDEDSEYREGVVLDRPTKPGRGSFVNCGMRKEVQIDKQLNPGLRVTVRLKEPQNPEAKVRKGTVVSSQHPRAVSGLYWGYSVRLASCLSAVFSECPFKEGYDLSIGTSERGSSVDQVTLPSFRHALVVFGGLEGLEAGVDVDPNLEVTDPSVLFDFYLNTCPSQGSRTIRTEEALLISLSALRPHIEEAVKTPKDS; this is translated from the exons ATGGCGGACACGGAGAGCGGCGTGGGGAAGCGGCCCCGGGGCGCGCAG GTTGAGGACAGGAAGGTGGACTGGCGGCGCTGGAAGCAGGAGA GGAAAGCAGAGACGAAGAAATGGAAGGAGATTAAACTGCTGAAGAAACTGGACAAACAGCGGATGCGAGAGCTGGCAGAACAAGAAGCccagaggcaggaggagcagaaggaaGACAGAG GGCGGCCGCACACGCTGAGCgtggccctgcccggctccatCCTCAACAACGCGCAGTCCCCGGCGCTGCGCTCGTACCTGGCTGGGCAGATCGCCCGCGCCTGCGCCATCTTCTGCGTGGATGAGATCGTGGTGTTCGACGAGCACGGAGAGGACGTCAA GAGCGTGGAGGGGGATTTTGAAGGAATTGGGAAGAAAGGCAAAGCTTGTGTGCAGCTGGCTCGGATCCTGCAGTATTTGGAGTGTCCTCA GTACTTGAGGAAATCCTTTTTTCCAAAACACGAGGACCTGCAGTTTGCAG GGCTGCTCAACCCCCTGGACAGCCCCCACCACATGCGGATGGACGAGGACTCGGAGTACCGGGAGGGCGTCGTGCTGGACCGGCCCACCAAGCCAGGCAGAGGCTCCTTTGTGAACTGTGGGATGAGGAAG gaggTGCAGATTGACAAACAGCTGAACCCTGGTCTGCGAGTCACAGTGCGCCTGAAGGAGCCCCAGAATCCAG aGGCCAAAGTGAGGAAAGGCACCGTGGTGTCCTCGCAGCACCCCCGGGCAGTGTCAGGCTTGTACTGGGGCTACAGCGTCCGCCTGGCCTCCTGCCTGA GTGCTGTCTTTTCCGAGTGCCCATTCAAGGAAGGTTATGATCTCTCCATTGGCACCTCAGAGCGGGGCAGCTCCGTGGACCAGGTCACTCTGCCCTCCTTCAG GCATGCCCTTGTTGTATTTGGAGGCCTTGAGGGCTTGGAAGCTGGGGTTGATGTGGACCCAAACCTGGAGGTCACCGACCCAAGCGTCTTGTTTGACTTCTACCTGAACACATGTCCCAGCCAAGGCAGCAGAACCATCCGGACTGAG gaggcactgctgatCTCTCTGTCTGCGCTGAGACCACACATTGAGGAGGCTGTGAAGACACCCAAAGACAGCTGA